One Nostocoides sp. HKS02 genomic window carries:
- the rplR gene encoding 50S ribosomal protein L18, whose amino-acid sequence MAMIIKRAKGKSAARGRRHLRLRKKVAGTTARPRLVVSRSSRHVFVQIVDDTIGKTVASASTMEADLRSFEGDKTAKARKVGELLAERAKSAGVEAVVFDRGGNKYHGRIAAIAEGAREGGLAL is encoded by the coding sequence ATGGCAATGATCATCAAGCGCGCCAAGGGGAAGTCCGCAGCTCGCGGACGTCGCCACCTGCGCCTGCGCAAGAAGGTCGCCGGCACCACCGCGCGTCCACGCCTGGTCGTGTCGCGCTCGAGCCGCCACGTGTTCGTGCAGATCGTGGATGACACGATCGGCAAGACCGTCGCGTCGGCGTCCACCATGGAGGCTGACCTGCGTTCCTTCGAGGGCGACAAGACCGCGAAGGCCCGCAAGGTGGGCGAGCTGCTCGCCGAGCGTGCCAAGAGTGCTGGTGTCGAGGCGGTCGTGTTCGACCGCGGCGGCAACAAGTACCACGGCCGCATCGCCGCCATCGCCGAGGGCGCCCGCGAGGGTGGGCTGGCTCTGTGA
- the rplN gene encoding 50S ribosomal protein L14, producing MIQQESRLRVADNTGAKEILCIRVLGGSGRRYAGIGDVIVAAVKDAIPGGNVKKGDVVKAVIVRTTKERRRPDGSYIKFDENAAVILKGDGDPRGTRIFGPVGRELREKKFMKIISLAPEVL from the coding sequence GTGATCCAGCAGGAGTCGCGACTGCGCGTCGCCGACAACACCGGTGCCAAGGAAATCCTTTGCATCCGTGTTCTCGGTGGCTCGGGTCGTCGTTACGCCGGCATCGGTGACGTGATCGTCGCCGCAGTCAAGGACGCCATCCCCGGCGGCAACGTCAAGAAGGGCGATGTCGTCAAGGCGGTCATCGTGCGCACGACCAAGGAGCGTCGTCGCCCCGACGGCAGCTACATCAAGTTCGACGAGAACGCCGCGGTCATCCTCAAGGGTGACGGTGACCCTCGTGGCACCCGTATCTTCGGCCCGGTTGGTCGTGAGCTGCGTGAGAAGAAGTTCATGAAGATCATTTCGCTCGCGCCGGAGGTGCTCTGA
- a CDS encoding type Z 30S ribosomal protein S14 → MAKTALVNKANKKPKFKVRGYTRCQRCGRPHSVYRKFGLCRICVREMAHRGELPGVTKSSW, encoded by the coding sequence ATGGCGAAGACCGCCCTGGTCAACAAGGCCAACAAGAAGCCGAAGTTCAAGGTGCGCGGCTACACCCGCTGCCAGCGCTGCGGACGTCCCCACTCGGTGTACCGCAAGTTCGGCCTGTGCCGTATCTGCGTGCGCGAGATGGCTCACCGCGGCGAGCTGCCCGGTGTCACCAAGAGCTCCTGGTAA
- the rpmD gene encoding 50S ribosomal protein L30: MARLKVTQTRSEIGGKQNQRDTLRSLGLKRIGDVVVKEDRPEIRGMVKTVTHLVAVEEVD, encoded by the coding sequence ATGGCTCGTCTCAAGGTGACCCAGACCCGTTCCGAGATCGGCGGCAAGCAGAACCAGCGTGACACGCTGCGCAGCCTCGGTCTGAAGCGCATTGGCGACGTCGTCGTCAAGGAGGACCGTCCCGAGATCCGCGGGATGGTCAAGACGGTGACCCACCTGGTGGCCGTCGAGGAGGTTGACTGA
- the rplX gene encoding 50S ribosomal protein L24, producing the protein MAAKKMKIKKGDLVQVLTGKDKAKQGKVIAVYTETERVLVEGVNRVTRHTKAGQTARGSRTGGLVVQEAAIHVSNVAIVDPSDKKPTRVKTRVETVERNGREKTTRTRVAVRSGKDL; encoded by the coding sequence ATGGCTGCGAAGAAGATGAAGATCAAGAAGGGCGACCTCGTCCAGGTCCTCACGGGCAAGGACAAGGCCAAGCAGGGCAAGGTCATCGCGGTCTACACCGAGACCGAGCGCGTGCTCGTCGAGGGCGTCAACCGGGTGACCCGGCACACCAAGGCCGGCCAGACCGCTCGCGGTAGCCGCACCGGTGGCCTGGTCGTCCAGGAGGCCGCGATCCACGTGAGCAACGTGGCGATCGTCGACCCGTCCGACAAGAAGCCGACCCGCGTCAAGACCCGCGTCGAGACCGTCGAGCGCAATGGCCGCGAGAAGACCACCCGCACCCGCGTGGCGGTCCGCTCGGGCAAGGACCTGTGA
- the rplE gene encoding 50S ribosomal protein L5 → MTETATVTSTPRLKTRYADEIKGQLLEQFGYENVMQVPGVVKVVVNMGVGDAAKDAKLIEGAIRDLSAITGQKPLVTKARKSIAQFKLREGMPIGAHTTLRGDRMWEFLDRLVSVALPRIRDFRGLSPKQFDGKGNYTFGLTEQSMFHEIDQDRIDRVRGMDITVVTTATNDDEGRALLKALGFPFKEN, encoded by the coding sequence ATGACCGAAACCGCAACCGTTACGTCGACGCCCCGTCTCAAGACGCGCTACGCCGACGAGATCAAGGGTCAGCTGCTGGAGCAGTTCGGCTACGAGAACGTCATGCAGGTGCCTGGCGTCGTCAAGGTCGTCGTGAACATGGGTGTCGGTGACGCCGCCAAGGACGCCAAGCTCATCGAGGGCGCGATCCGCGACCTGTCGGCCATCACCGGTCAGAAGCCGCTGGTCACCAAGGCCCGCAAGTCGATCGCCCAGTTCAAGCTGCGCGAGGGTATGCCGATTGGTGCGCACACCACGCTGCGCGGCGACCGGATGTGGGAGTTCCTGGACCGTCTGGTGTCCGTGGCGCTGCCGCGTATCCGTGACTTCCGTGGTCTGTCGCCCAAGCAGTTCGATGGCAAGGGCAACTACACCTTCGGTCTCACCGAGCAGTCGATGTTCCACGAGATCGACCAGGACCGGATCGACCGCGTGCGTGGCATGGACATCACTGTGGTGACCACTGCCACCAACGACGACGAGGGCCGCGCACTGCTGAAGGCGCTCGGCTTCCCCTTCAAGGAGAACTGA
- the rplF gene encoding 50S ribosomal protein L6, with translation MSRIGRLPVAIPSGVDITIDGQAVTVKGPKGELSHVVAEPITVAQGDGALEVKRPNDERQSRALHGLTRSLINNMVLGVTEGYEKKMEIHGTGYRVANKDGNLEFALGYSHSITVQAPEGISFAVENPTRFAVQGIDKQLVGEVAANIRKLRKPDPYKGKGVRYAGEQIRRKVGKAGK, from the coding sequence ATGTCGCGTATCGGACGACTTCCCGTTGCCATCCCCAGCGGTGTCGACATCACCATCGACGGCCAGGCCGTCACGGTGAAGGGACCCAAGGGCGAGCTCAGCCACGTGGTGGCCGAGCCCATCACCGTCGCCCAGGGTGACGGCGCCCTCGAGGTCAAGCGCCCCAATGACGAGCGGCAGTCCCGTGCCCTGCACGGCCTGACCCGCTCGCTCATCAACAACATGGTCCTCGGGGTCACCGAGGGCTACGAGAAGAAGATGGAGATCCACGGCACGGGTTACCGCGTGGCCAACAAGGACGGGAACCTCGAGTTCGCGCTCGGCTACAGCCACTCGATCACCGTGCAGGCCCCCGAGGGCATCTCCTTCGCTGTCGAGAACCCCACCCGCTTCGCGGTCCAGGGCATCGACAAGCAGCTGGTCGGCGAGGTCGCCGCGAACATCCGCAAGCTGCGCAAGCCCGACCCGTACAAGGGCAAGGGCGTTCGCTATGCGGGCGAGCAGATCCGTCGCAAGGTCGGAAAGGCTGGTAAGTAA
- the rpsQ gene encoding 30S ribosomal protein S17, with amino-acid sequence MSKHVKEEAVTAAERNDRKTRQGYVVSDKMDKTVVVEVEDRVKHALYGKVMRRSSKVKAHDEQNAAGIGDRVLIMETRPLSASKRWRVVEILEKAK; translated from the coding sequence ATGAGCAAGCACGTGAAGGAAGAGGCCGTGACGGCTGCTGAGCGCAACGACCGCAAGACCCGTCAGGGTTACGTGGTCAGCGACAAGATGGACAAGACCGTTGTGGTCGAGGTCGAGGACCGCGTCAAGCACGCGCTCTACGGCAAGGTCATGCGTCGCTCCAGCAAGGTCAAGGCCCACGACGAGCAGAACGCCGCCGGCATCGGCGACCGCGTCCTGATCATGGAGACCCGGCCGCTGTCCGCCAGCAAGCGCTGGCGCGTGGTCGAGATCCTCGAGAAGGCCAAGTAA
- the rpmC gene encoding 50S ribosomal protein L29: MAVGSKDLTSENLRGLDEERLVDELRKAKEELFNLRFQSATGQLDNHGRLRAVRKDIARIYTELRERELGIGGTTTSTEKSA; encoded by the coding sequence ATGGCAGTCGGTTCGAAGGACCTGACGTCGGAGAACCTGCGTGGTCTCGACGAGGAGCGCCTGGTCGATGAGCTCCGCAAGGCCAAGGAGGAGCTGTTCAACCTCCGGTTCCAGTCGGCCACCGGTCAGCTGGACAACCACGGTCGTCTGCGCGCGGTCCGCAAGGACATCGCTCGCATCTACACCGAGCTGCGCGAGCGCGAGCTGGGCATCGGTGGGACCACCACGAGCACGGAGAAGTCGGCATGA
- the rpsH gene encoding 30S ribosomal protein S8, with product MTMTDPIADMLTRVRNANSAHHDAVSMPFSKLKSHIAEILQAEGYIAGWTVEDAEVGKTLTVELKYGPNRERSIAGVRRVSKPGLRVYAKSTNLPKVLGGLGVAILSTSSGLLTDRQAKAKGVGGEVLAYVW from the coding sequence ATGACCATGACTGACCCGATTGCGGACATGCTGACCCGCGTCCGGAACGCCAACTCGGCGCACCACGACGCAGTCTCCATGCCGTTTTCCAAGCTGAAGTCCCACATCGCCGAGATCCTGCAGGCCGAGGGGTACATCGCCGGTTGGACCGTTGAGGACGCCGAGGTCGGCAAGACGCTGACCGTGGAGCTCAAGTACGGCCCCAACCGCGAGCGCTCCATCGCTGGCGTGCGCCGTGTCTCCAAGCCCGGTCTGCGTGTCTACGCCAAGTCGACGAACCTTCCCAAGGTGCTCGGCGGGCTCGGTGTGGCCATCCTTTCCACCTCGTCTGGTCTCCTCACGGACCGCCAGGCCAAAGCCAAGGGCGTGGGCGGGGAAGTCCTCGCCTACGTCTGGTAA
- the rpsE gene encoding 30S ribosomal protein S5, with product MPGPQRRGTGPVGGGDARSGGDRNDRRGGRDNRREGGRDQAEKSAYVERVVTINRVAKVVKGGRRFSFTALVVVGDGDGTVGVGYGKAKEVPAAIAKGVEEAKKEFFKVPRIQGTIPHPVQGEAAAGVVMLRPAAPGTGVIAGGPVRAVLECAGIHDVLSKSLGSDNAINIVHATVAALKGLERPEAVAARRGLPVDRVAPAAMLRAQAAGREAAREAAKAGA from the coding sequence ATGCCCGGACCCCAGCGTCGAGGCACTGGACCCGTCGGCGGCGGCGACGCCCGTTCCGGCGGCGACCGCAACGACCGCCGAGGCGGTCGCGACAACCGCCGTGAGGGCGGCCGCGACCAGGCCGAGAAGAGCGCCTACGTCGAGCGCGTCGTGACCATCAACCGCGTGGCCAAGGTCGTCAAGGGTGGCCGCCGCTTCAGCTTCACCGCGCTCGTCGTGGTGGGCGACGGCGACGGCACCGTGGGCGTCGGCTACGGCAAGGCCAAGGAAGTGCCTGCGGCGATCGCCAAGGGTGTCGAGGAGGCCAAGAAGGAGTTCTTCAAGGTCCCGCGCATCCAGGGCACCATCCCGCACCCCGTCCAGGGTGAGGCTGCGGCCGGTGTCGTCATGCTCCGTCCCGCCGCCCCTGGTACCGGTGTCATCGCCGGTGGTCCGGTGCGTGCGGTGCTCGAGTGCGCCGGCATCCACGACGTGCTGTCGAAGTCGCTCGGCTCCGACAACGCGATCAACATCGTCCACGCAACGGTCGCGGCCCTCAAGGGCCTCGAGCGTCCCGAGGCCGTTGCCGCCCGTCGTGGTCTGCCGGTCGACCGAGTCGCCCCGGCCGCCATGCTGCGCGCCCAGGCTGCCGGTCGTGAGGCTGCCCGCGAGGCCGCCAAGGCTGGTGCATGA
- the rplP gene encoding 50S ribosomal protein L16 gives MLIPRRVKHRKQHHPGRSGAAKGGTKIAFGDFGIQALEPAYVTNRQIESARIAMTRYMKRGGKVWINIYPDRPLTKKPAETRMGSGKGSPEWWIANVKPGRVMFEISGVTEEVAREAMRLAMHKLPMKCRFVRREGGDI, from the coding sequence ATGTTGATTCCCCGTCGAGTCAAGCACCGCAAGCAGCACCACCCGGGTCGTTCCGGCGCTGCCAAGGGCGGCACCAAGATCGCGTTCGGCGACTTCGGCATCCAGGCTCTCGAGCCCGCCTACGTCACCAACCGCCAGATCGAGTCCGCGCGTATCGCGATGACCCGGTACATGAAGCGTGGCGGAAAGGTGTGGATCAACATCTACCCCGACCGTCCGCTGACCAAGAAGCCCGCCGAGACCCGCATGGGTTCCGGTAAGGGTTCCCCCGAGTGGTGGATCGCCAACGTCAAGCCGGGCCGGGTGATGTTCGAGATCTCGGGCGTCACCGAAGAGGTTGCCCGCGAGGCCATGCGTCTGGCAATGCACAAGCTCCCCATGAAGTGCCGCTTCGTTCGGCGTGAGGGTGGTGACATCTGA